Below is a window of Streptomyces genisteinicus DNA.
TTGCCGGCCAGGCCGACGGCGGAGACCTGCTTGCCCTCGCGCTTGGCCTTCTCCTCCTCCTCGTGCTCGCGCTCCTCCTCTTCCTCCAGCTTGTCCTCGAAGTAGCCGGAGAGGCCGCCGACGACGAGGTAGGTGATCAGACCGGCGATGCCGGCCAGCAGCACGGTGGCCGTCTTGTCGGCGTGGCCGGAGCTGGTGTGCGCCTCGACGGCGAAGTACATCGCGGACAGCAGCAGGGCGATCAGGGCGACACAGGCGGAGAGCATGTCGACCTTGCCGAGCTTGGCCAGCGGCTTCTCGATCCAGGACAGCCAGGTGTGCTCGCGCTTCTCGAAGATGAAGTCGAGGAAGATCATCAGCAGGAACATGCCGCCGAAGGCGGCGATGGCCGGGTGGGCGTCGGTGACGAGCGCCTCGTACCGGTCGGGGTCGTCCATGGCCAGCTGGACGGCCTCGATCGGCCCGACCTTGGCGCTGATGGCGACGATCACGACGGGGAAGACCAGCCGCATGCCGAAGACGGCGATCAGAATGCCGATGGTCAGGAAGATCTTCTGCCAGAAGGCATTCATCTTCTTGAGGATGCCGGCGTTGACGACCGCGTTGTCGAAGGACAGCGAGATTTCCAGGATCGACAGGATCAGTACGATCCCGAACGCCTCCCAGCCCCACTGCCAGGCGGCGAAAGCAAGGCCGGCCGCCGTCACGGCGAACGACCAGCCGAAGGTTTTCAGAACCACTGGCTACCCAATCGTGTATTGGTCCCCCGAGTGAAGCCTGAGGGAGGTGCTCCCCCGCGCCGCACGCGGCTTTACGAAACGTTGACCCCGAAGTCTAGAGCGATGCCGCGCAGGCCCGACGCGTACCCCTGGCCCACGGCCCGGAACTTCCACTCGCCCCCGTACCGGTAGAGCTCGCCGAAGATCATCGCGGTCTCGGTGGAGGCGTCCTCGCTCAGGTCGTAGCGGGCGAGCTCCTGGCCGTCGGCCTGGTTGACCACGCGGATGAACGCGTTGCTGACCTGCCCGAAGGTCTGGCCCCGGTTGTCCGCCTCGTGGATGGAGACGGGGAACACGATCTTGTCGACGTGCGCCGGCACCGCGGAGAGGTCGACGATCAGCGACTCGTCGTCGCCGTCGCCCTCGCCCGTGAGGTTGTCGCCGGTGTGCTCGACCGAGCCGTCCGGGCTCTTGAGCTGGTTGTAGAAGATGAACCACTCGTCGCCGAGAACGCGCCCGTTCTGGCAGAGGAGGGCACTGGCGTCGAGGTCGAAGTCGGCTCCGGTGGTGGAGCGTGCGTCCCAGCCGAGGCCCACCAGGACCTGGGTGAGGTTGGGTGCGGCCTTGGAGAGGGAGACATTGCCTCCCTTGGCGAGCGTGACGCCCATGATGATGTGTCCTCCCCTGTGCGGTCGTTGTGCGAGGCACGTCCGGCGCCGCACGAAGCGTGCGGCGCCGGACGTGGAGTGCTGCGGCTCAGACGTTGACGCCGAAGTCCTGCGCGATGCCGCGCAGTCCGGAGGCGTAACCCTGGCCGATGGCGCGGAACTTCCACTCGGCGCCGTTGCGGTAGAGCTCGCCGAAGACCATCGCGGTCTCGGTGGACGCGTCCTCGCTGAGGTCGTACCGGGCGAGCTCGACGCCGTCGGCCTGGTTGACGACGCGGATGAACGCGTTGCGCACCTGGCCGAAGGACTGCTGGCGGCTCTCGGCCTCGTAGATCGAGACCGGGAACACGATCTTGTCGACGTCGGCGGGGACCGCGGCCAGGTTGACCTTGATCGCCTCGTCGTCGCCCTCGCCCTCACCGGTGAGGTTGTCACCGGTGTGCTCGACGGAGCCGTCGGGGCTCTTGAGGTTGTTGAAGAAGACGAAGTTGCCGTCGGTGGCGACCTTGCCCTCGGCGTTGGTCAGCAGCGCGCTGGCGTCGAGGTCGAAGTCGGTGCCGGTGGTGGTCCGGACGTCCCAGCCCAGGCCCACGGTGACCGCGGTCAGGTTCGGCGCGGCCTTGGTCAGCGAGACGTTGCCGCCCTTGCTGAGGCTGACTCCCACGAGTCCCTCCATTGGTGTTCAGGGGCAGCGCCCCCGTAGTGCGTTCCTGTACGGATCTACGAAAGAATCCTAGTGACCGGTTCCCCACGGAAACAGACTTTCGCTCCCCGGTTCGCCCGGTGAATGCGCGAGAGGAACGGTTTCCCCTGTGGCGTCCGGCAGTTGCGCCGGCTCCCCGGTGGTCGGCCGGGGGTCAGAGGGTACCGAGCGCCGCGACGTACTCGTTCAGGTCCCGGGCGTCCGGGAGGCCGTTGAGGACGGTCCAGCGCACGACGCCCTCCTTGTCGATGATGAAGGTGCCGCGCACCGCGCAGCCCTTCTCCGCGTCGAAGACGCCGTAGGCGGTGGAGACCTCGCCGTGCGGCCAGAAGTCCGACAGCAGCGGGTACTCCAGGCCCTCCTGCTCGGCGAAGACGCGCAGGGTGTGGATGGAGTCGTTGGAGACGGCGAGCAGCTGGGTGTCGTCGTTGACGAACGACGGCAGCTCGTCGCGCAGGGCGCACAGCTCGCCGGTGCACACGCCGGTGAAGGCGAACGGGTAGAAGAGCAGGACGACGTTCTTCTCGCCGCGGTAGTCCGAGAGCGAGACGGTGCGGCCGTGATTGTCCTTGAGGGTGAACTCAGGAGCCTTGTCGCCGACCTCGATCGCCATGGAAACGCATCCCTTCAGTGAGCCGAACCGGTGAATGCCCACCTTACGGGCTGCCGAACCGTCCCGGCGGGGGAGCCCTCACCCGGCACGGAACCGCCCCGGCGGGAAGCCCCCCGCCCGGTGCGCCGGGCAGGCGCGAGGCCCCCGCCGACCGGGTGGTCGGCGGGGGCCTCGCGATGCTGTCGGGGGCGCTCCCCGGGCCGCGGCGGGCGTGGTGCCGCCCGCGGTCCTCAGCGCTTCTTCGCCGCCGCCTTCGGCGTGACGAGGCGGGTGCCCGCCCAGTCCTTGCCGGCGCTGACGCTCTTGGTCTGAGAGAGCCCGGCGGTGGTGGCGGCGTCGCCGATGTCGCTGGGCTCGACGTAGCCGTCACGGCCCGTCTTCGGCGTCAGCAGCAGGATCTGGCCGCCCTCTTCCATGTACGCGATGGCATCGACCAGCGCGTCGGTCAGGTCCCCGTCGTCGTCACGGAACCAGAGCACCACGGCGTCGGCCACGTCGTCGTAGTCCTCGTCGACGAGGTCGCTGCCGATGGCCGCTTCGATGGCCTCGCGCAGTTCTGTATCGACGTCGTCGTCGTAGCCGATCTCCTGGACCACCTGGTCGGGCTGGAATCCCAGCCTTACGGCCAGGTTCGTCTCCGCGTGGTCCGCGGTCGCGCTCACGGCTTGCCTCCTGATCTTGATTCTTGGGAATGCCTGCGGCCACGCGCGCAGGCGTGACGTTGACCGTAGTCCACACGGGCGGGACCGATCGCGCAAGTACCCGGCCGCGGGGACCGCCGAAACAGTGACGTTTGGGGCCGTCCCGGCGCAACTCCTGGCATGCTTCCCACCTCGGCCGGCGGGACGTACACACCATTCATCACCCTTTGCGCCATACCTACCCCTCGATCACCGGTCGGAACCGAACGGCCGAACGAAACACTTGAGCGCCTTGGGCGTAAGGTTGCGATTTGACCGGTCCCCCACCGGCGGCCGGCGCTCGATGACGAGGAGTACGGGGGTTACCCCTCGGTAGAGGTGACGTACGCCTCCCCGCGGTACACGATGGGAGGCGGTGCGACAGCTCGTCCGTCATCACGTCAGTGCGTCTTCCCGCCTCGTGTGGCGGCAGGCGCCCAACAGCGAAGGAATAGCGTGGCTTCCGGATCCGATCGCAACCCGATCATCATTGGCGGCCTTCCCAGCCAGGTCCCCGACTTCGATCCCGAAGAGACGAAGGAGTGGCTGGACTCCCTCGACGCCGCCGTCGACGAGCGGGGCCGCGAACGCGCCCGCTACCTGATGCTCCGCCTGATCGAGCGGGCCCGCGAGAAGCGCGTGGCCGTGCCCGAGATGCGCAGCACGGACTACGTCAACACCATCGCCACCCGGGACGAGCCGTTCTTCCCGGGCAACGAGGAGATCGAGCGCAAGGTCCTCAACGCCACCCGCTGGAACGCCGCGGTGATGGTCTCCCGCGCGCAGCGCCCCGGCATCGGCGTCGGCGGCCACATCGCCACGTTCGCCTCCTCGGCCTCCCTCTACGACGTGGGCTTCAACCACTTCTTCCGGGGCAAGGACGACGGCAAGGGCGGCGACCAGATCTTCTTCCAGGGGCACGCCTCCCCCGGCATCTACGCGCGCGCGTTCCTGCTGGACCGCCTCAGCGAGCAGCAGCTCGACGCCTTCCGGCAGGAGAAGTCGAAGGCCCCGTACGGCCTGTCCAGCTACCCGCACCCGCGGCTGATGCCGGACTTCTGGGAGTTCCCCACCGTCTCCATGGGCCTCGGCCCGCTCGGCGCCATCTACCAGGCGCGCATGAACCGCTACATGGAGGCGCGCGGCATCGCCGACACCTCCGACTCGCACGTGTGGGCCTACCTCGGCGACGGCGAGATGGACGAGCCCGAGTCGCTGGGCCAGCTCTCCATCGCCGCCCGTGAGGGCCTGGACAACCTCACCTTCGTGGTGAACTGCAACCTCCAGCGCCTCGACGGCCCGGTGCGCGGCAACGGCAAGATCATCCAGGAGCTGGAGTCGCAGTTCCGCGGCGCCGGCTGGAACGTGATCAAGCTGGTCTGGGACCGCACCTGGGACCCGCTGCTGGCACAGGACCGCGACGGCGTGCTGGTCAACAAGCTGAACACCACCCCCGACGGGCAGTTCCAGACGTACGCCACCGAGACCGGTTCGTACATCCGCGAGCACTTCTTCGGCGGCGACCACCGGCTGCGCTCCATGGTCGAGAACATGACCGACCACCAGATCCTGATGCTGGGCCGCGGCGGTCACGACCACCGCAAGATCTACGCGGCGTACGCGGCGGCCCGTGAGCACAAGGGCCAGCCGACGGTGATCCTCGCGCAGACGGTCAAGGGCTGGACGCTCGGCCCGAACTTCGAGGGCCGCAACGCCACCCACCAGATGAAGAAGCTGACGGTCGCCGACCTGAAGGGCTTCCGCGACCGGCTCCACATCCCGATCACCGACGCCCAGCTGGAGTCCGGCCTGCCGCCGTACTACCACCCGGGCCGGGACTCGGAGGAGATCCAGTACATGCACGACCGCCGCAAGGGACTGGGCGGTTACGTGCCCACCCGTGTCGTGCGGGCGAAGCCGCTGGAGCTGCCCGGCGACACGACGTACGCGGCCGTGAAGAAGGGCTCCGGCCAGCAGTCGATCGCCACCACCATGGCGTTCGTCCGGCTGCTCAAGGACCTCATGCGGGACAAGGAGATCGGCAAGCGCTTCGTGCTGATCGCGCCGGACGAGTACCGCACCTTCGGCATGGACTCCTTCTTCCCGAGTGCGAAGATCTACAACCCGCTGGGCCAGCAGTACGAGGCCGTCGACCGTGAGCTGCTCCTCGCCTACAAGGAGTCGCCGACCGGTCAGATGCTGCACGACGGCATCTCGGAGGCCGGCTGCACGGCCTCGCTGGTCGCGGCCGGGTCGGCGTACGCCACCCACGGCGAGCCGCTGATCCCGGTGTACGTCTTCTACTCGATGTTCGGTTTCCAGCGCACCGGAGACCAGTTCTGGCAGATGGCCGACCAGCTGGCGCGCGGTTTCGTCCTCGGCGCCACCGCGGGCCGGACCACGCTGACCGGCGAGGGCCTCCAGCACGCCGACGGCCACTCGCAGCTGCTGGCGTCGACCAACCCGGGCTGTGTCTCCTACGACCCGGCGTTCGGCTTCGAGATCGCGCACATCGTCCAGGACGGGCTGCGCCGGATGTACGGTCCGGACGCCGAGGACGTCTTCTACTACCTCACCGTCTACAACGAGCCGATCCAGCACCCGGCGGAGCCGGAGGGCGTGGACGCCGAGGGCATCGTCAAGGGCATCCACCTCTTCCGCCGCGGCGAGCAGGGGCAGATCCCGGCGCAGATCATGGCGTCCGGTGTGGCCGTGCCGTGGGCCGTCGAGGCCCAGCGGATCCTCGCCGAGGAGTGGAACGTCCGGGCCGACGTGTGGTCCGCGACCTCGTGGAACGAGCTGCGCCGGGAGGCCGTCGAGGCGGACCGGCACAACCTCCTGCACCCGGAGGAGGAGCAGCGGGTGCCGTACGTGACGCGCAAGCTGTCCGGCGCCGAGGGCCCGTTCGTGGCCGTGTCGGACTGGATGCGGTCGGTGCCGGACCAGATCTCGCGCTGGGTGCCGGGCGCCTACACCTCGCTCGGTGCGGACGGCTTCGGCTTCGCGGACACCCGCGGCGCCGCGCGCCGGTACTTCCACATCGACGCCCCCTCGATCGTGCTGGCCGTGCTGACCGAGCTGGCCCGTGACGGCAAGGTGGACCGCGGTGTGCTGAAGCAGGCGATCGACCGCTACCAGCTGCTCGACGTGGCGGCCGCCGACCCGGGTCCGGAGGGCGGCGACGCCTGACCGGAGAGCCGGTGAACACAGGGCGGGTGCGGGGCCGGCGGCCCCGCACCCGCCCTTCTCTACGTCTCCCAGACCTTGAAGGCGCGTACCCGGTGCGGGGATTCGGGGACCCAGGTGCCCTTGCCGGGATAGGTCTCGAACTCGCCCGTCTCGGCGCATTCGGCGGACTGGTAGGTGGTGACCGGCCTGCCGGTGCGGTTGGCGAGCGAGGCGGCCGTGGTGCCTGCGGCGAGCGGGACACAGGCCTCGATGTCGAGGCCGGACAGGTCGTGGACGCGGCGTGCGCCCTGGAATCCGCTGCCCGCCCACAGGCACAGCTCGCCCGCGGCGCAGTCGCCGAGCCGGGGAGCGGAGCGGGCCGGCGCCCCTGCCGTCCCGGGCGGGGCGCCCGGGACGGCAGGCGGGGCGGCGAAGGCCGCCGGGGCGGGTCCGGGGGCGGCCGTCGCGGCGGACGGGGCGAGGAGGGCGGCCGGTGCCAGGAGGGCGGCGGCCAGGGCGGTGGGGAGAACGGTCGGGTGGCGCATGCGGAAGTACCCCCGTGCGGTGGCTGTGCGGACGATGCGGATGAACGCGGACGACCGCAGCGTGTCCCGCCGCCGGGGCGTGCCGGAAGAGCGCCCGTTCATGATCATCCGGATAGGCGACAGCCCCGCCGGGGCTCCCGGCGGGGCTGTTCGTGTGCGCGCGGTTGACGCCTCGGCGGCGCCCGGGTGCGTCAGATGTGACCGACGCCGGCACCCGCCTCCGCGTTCTCGCCGCGCTTCGTCAGGGTGGCGACCAGGGCCGCGACCACGGCGACGACGCCGGCGACGGTGAACGCCAGGCCCATGCCGGACATGAAGGTGTCGTGGATGACGTCACCGATACGAGTGAGCAGGTCGGGCGTCATGCCGGGCGCCTGGGCGAGCTCGCCGGGAACGGCGCCGAACTCGGCGGCCTCCTCCAGCCGGGGGTCGGCCGGGACCGGGATGCCCGCCGCCTGCCAGTTGTCCGCGAACTCGGCGCTGACCTTGGAGGACATCACCGCGCCGAGGACGGCGGTGCCGAGGGCGCCGCCGACCTGCATGGCGGCCTGCTGGAGGCCGCCGGCCACACCGGACAGCTCCAGCGGGGCGTTGCCGACGATGACCTCGGTGGCGCCCACCATGACCGGGGCGAGGCCGAGGCCGAGCAGGGCGAACCAGAGCGACATGGCGAAGGTGCCGGTGCCGTCGGTGAGGGTCGTCATGCCGAACATCGCGGCGGCGGTGCAGACCATGCCGCCGACCAGCGGGACGCGCGGGCCGAACTTGGTGATCAGCAGGCCGGCCAGCGGCGAGGAGACGATCATCATCGCGGTGAGCGGCAGCAGCCGCAGACCGCTGTCGACCGGGCTCAGGCCGCGGACGCCCTGAAGGTAGAAGGTCACGAAGAACAGGCCGCCCATGAAGGCGAAGGCCATCAGGACCATCAGGACCGTGCCTGCCGAGAGCGGCACGGAGCGGAACATCCCGAGCGGGATCAGCGGCTCCTTCACCTTGGTCTCCCAGACGGCGAAGAGCACGAAGAGGATCACCGCGCCGCCGAGGCAGAGCCAGGTGTTGGTGCCGCCCCAGCCCCAGGACTCGCCCGCCTTGATGAGGCCGTAGACCAGGGCGCCCATGGCGCCGGAGAGCAGCACGATGCCGGGGATGTCGAAGGAGCGCGGCGCGTTCTCGGCGCGGTGGTCCCTCAGGATCACGAGGCCGAAGGCGAGGGCGACGACGCCGACGGGCACGTTGATGAAGAAGACCGACTGCCAGCTCACGTGCTCGACGAGGAGACCGCCGACGATCGGGCCGCCCGCGGTGGAGGCGCCGATGACCATGCCCCAGATGCCGATGGCCATGTTGAGCTTCTCGGCCGGGAAGGTGGCGCGCAGCAGGCCGAGCGCGGCCGGCATCAGCAGGGCGCCGAAGAGGCCCTGGAAGATGCGGAAGACGATCACCAGGGCGATGGAGTCGGACAGACCGATCGCGGCGGACGCGGCGGCGAAGCCGGCGATGCCGATCAGGAAGGTCTGCCGGTGGCCGAAGCGGTCGCCCAGCTTGCCGGCCGTGATCAGCGCGACGGCGAGGGCGAGCAGATAGCCGTTGGTGATCCACTGGACCTCCGACAGCGAGGCGCCCAGGTCCTTCTGGATGGCCGGGTTGGCGATCGCGACGATGGTGCCGTCCAGCGCCACCATCATCACGCCGATGGCCACGGCGAACAGGGTCAGCCAGGGGTGGCCGCGCAGCCCCTTGGCGGGTGCGGGCAGCTCGTCCCGGTGACCGTCCGGCTCTCGCGGCGCCTTGTCGACGGTGGTCTGACTAGTCATACGGGGAGGCTAATGTCAGCGACTGACAGTTGACAAACCAGTTCACAAGTCGGTAACTGTCATGTCGCTCACAGGTAGGCTGAACTGGTGAAAAGCGCGAAAAAGCGCCGAGCGGCAGTCGACGACGAGGACGGTGGCGTGGCGGTCGAACCGACCGGACTGCGGGCCCGCAAGAAGCAGCGCACCCGGGACGCGCTGGTGCGCGTGGCCCTCGAACTCTTCACCGCCCAGGGATACGAGGAGACCACCGTCGACGAGATCACCGACGCGGTCGAGGTCTCGCAGCGCACGTTCTTCCGCTACTTCGCCGGCAAGGAGGACGCCGCCTTCGCCGTGCAGGAGATGACCGAGTCCCTCTACCTCGACGCGCTGCGCGCACGCCCCCCGGGCGAGCCGCCGCTGGAGGCGATGCGCCAGGCCGTCTTCGCCGTCTGGGACGTCATCGAGGTGGCCGTCTCCGAGATCGTGCCCCTCGAACTGCACATGCGCAGCTTCCGGATGATCGAGTCCACCCCCGCCCTGCTCGCCGCCCATCTGCGGCGCTCGGCCGAGGCGGAGGAGGTGCTCGCGCAGCTGATCGCCGACCGCGAGGGCCTGGACATGGCGCTGGATCCGCGGCCCCGGGTGGCGGTCGCCGCCTTCAGCGGGGTGATGCGGGTGACCGGACGCCTGTGGAGCCAGGGCGAGGACCTGCGTCCCGAGGCGGTGCGCCGGCTCACCGAGACGTTTCTCGACCATCTGACACCGGCGCTGGCCGGTGACTGGCGGGGCGGCGGCGCGGCCGTCCGGGGGACCTCCGCCGAGCGCGCGGCGCACACGGAACGTCACCTTCCCGCACTCTAATCCCCTCGCACGCGTGATCTGCCTCACGCTGCGCGTACGCGCGGGCACGCGTCTCCTAGGGTGTCCCGCAGTGACTTCCTTCGACTCCACCCCGAACCCGACCGCATGGCGCGCACTGTTCGTCCTCACGGTCGTGCTGATGATGCTGGCGACCACCGGATGGACGGCGGTACGCCAGCACACCGGCCCCCGCACGCAGCTCGCCGCGGAACTGGCGGCCTGGAACAAGGACCGGATCGAGGGACGCGCACTGCCGTCGCCCGATGCCGGGCACGCCCGGCTGGCCGCCTTCTTCGCGTCCGTGGGCACCCGGTCGGGGGCCCGGCTCGCCGCCGACTACCCGCGCATCATGGGGAATCTCGACGGCGCTCCGGTCACCCTGCGTTATCGGGCGAACCGGAAGGCGCTCGCCGCGTCGTGGTCCAAGGAGAGGGAGCGCGTGGCGAATCCGGCGCTCACCGCCGAGGGCCACCACGAGGCCGTGCGGCGCATGCACCGGTTCAGGGCGCTGATGGCCGAGGACCGCCAGATCCTCGCCTTCGACCCGTCCGGCGCGGGGCGGGTCGCCGAGGTTCTGGGCGATCTCGACCGGGCCGAGCGGGTGTCCGTGATCGTGCCCGGCGTCGACACCAACCTCCTCACCTTCCAGAAGACGGCCCGCAAGTACTCCGCCCCCGTCGGCATGGCCCAGTCGCTCTACGCGGCCGAGCGGGCCGCCGCGCCGCGGGTGCCCACCGCCGTCATCGCCTGGGCCGACTACACCTCCCCTGTCGGTGTCGGCGTGGACTCCGCGATCGGACGGCTCGCCGAGAGCGGCGCCCGCCGGCTGACGTCGCTGACCGAGGCGCTGCCCGGGGACTCCCGGGTCGCCCTGTTCTGCCACAGCTACGGATCGGTCGTCTGCGGCGTCGCGGCCCGCGACCTGCCGGCCCGGGTGGAGGACCTCGCCGTCGCCGGCAGCCCCGGCATGCGCGCCGAGAACGTCGCCGGGCTCGGCACCGGCGCCCGGGTGTGGGCCACCCGGGACGGCGACGACTGGATCGAGGACGTCCCGCACCTGGAGGTCGGCGGCCTCGGGCACGGCGAGGACCCGGTCACGCCCGAGTTCGGCGCGCGGGTCGTCTCCGCCGCGGGAGCCGTCGGCCACACCGGCTATTTCGAGCCGGGAACCGAGAGCGTCCACAACTTCGCCGCCATCGGGGTCGGCGCGTACGAGGGCATCAGCTGCGCCGCCGACGACGACTCCTGCCGCCGTGACATCGCCGCCGTCTGAAGCCGGTATTCCGCACTGTTTTGCGGTGACCGGCCGTCCTGACGCGCGTAGAGCACGGCAGAAGCTGCTTGCCTCACAGGGGCGACGGACAGGCGTCGGCCGCATACGATGAGGCACATGGGTGACGTTCTGGCGGGAATTCAAGCCACGTGGGAGTTCGAGACCGACTCCGTGCTCATCCGCTTCGAACGGGGAATCCGCACGCCGAAGCTGTTCTCGGCACTGCGTGAACGGCGCATCCCGCACGAGGCGTTGGCCGGGGTGACGCTCTCCCCCGGCAAGCGGGGCACGGTGGTGCTGCGGGCCGAGCCCAGACCGGGCGCCGACCCGCTGATGGAGGCGGCCGCCGGTCAGCTGAAGGACACCTCGGACCCCTACCGCCTGGTGCTCCCGGCCGAGCGCGAGACCCTGGCCGAGTACTACGCCGACGAGCTGCGCGCCGCCCTGCCCGGCGACGCGGACTCCCCCGCCGACCGCTACCTGGTGGCCGCGCCCGAGGGGCCGCTGGGCTTCAAGGCCTACGACGGCAAGGCCTCGTTCGACGGGTCGAAGGTGTCGTTCCGCTGGTTCTGGACGGGGGCGTCCACCGCCAAATGGAAGGCGGGCGACCAGAGTTTCCCGCTGGCCGAGCTGAGCGGCGTCGAATGGCGTTCGCCGGAGATCCTGGAGGGGTACCTGCGGCTGCTGCGCCGCGATCCCGACGGCTCCGGCGCGACGCAGCCCGACCAGGACCCGGCCGCTGTCGTCTTCGGCCTCGGATACGGGCCGGTGCACGAGTCCCTGCCGTTCGCCGCCGCGGTCCTTCAGGCCGTTCGCACCCACGCCCCGGCGCCCGCCCTCGCGGCGGCCCGCGCCTCCCGCCGCGACCCGGCGGACATCGCCGACCGGATACGCCACCTGGGAGACCTGCACGGGGCGGGACTCGTCACCGACGAGGAGTTCCATCTCAAGAAGGCGGAACTGCTCGCCGAGCTGTGAGGCCGGCGCGGGGTGCGCCGGCCGTAGGCTGGTGCACCTCATGGCCGACCAACCCGATCTCCGCCGCCGGATGACCGGAGCCGCCCGGCGCGCGGCCCGAGTCGTCGCCGCCGACCTGGGCTCACCGTCCGAGTCGACCGCCGCGCTCCTCGGCGGCGCCCGCTCGCGCTGGGTGCGCCTGCTGCCGTACGTGGTCGCCGTCGGGCTCGTCTCCTCGCTGCTGCCCGTCGGCGTCACCGTCATGACGCAGGACTACGGGCTGAACGGCGCGCTCGCCGGGGCGCTCGCGACCGCGCAGAGCGCGCCGCTGCTGCTCGCCGTGCGGCGCCCGATGCACGCCTGGTGGATCGTCTTCACCGCCGACGTCGTGACCGCGTTCGCGCTGCTGGGCGCCGACGGCACCGAGGGGCGGACCTGGCCGTGGACGCCGATGGCCGTCGTGGGCTACCTGTTCCTGATGGCCGCCCTCGGGCTGCGCGAGCCGCGCCGCAGGCTGGTCGCCGTGTGGC
It encodes the following:
- a CDS encoding alpha/beta hydrolase, producing MTSFDSTPNPTAWRALFVLTVVLMMLATTGWTAVRQHTGPRTQLAAELAAWNKDRIEGRALPSPDAGHARLAAFFASVGTRSGARLAADYPRIMGNLDGAPVTLRYRANRKALAASWSKERERVANPALTAEGHHEAVRRMHRFRALMAEDRQILAFDPSGAGRVAEVLGDLDRAERVSVIVPGVDTNLLTFQKTARKYSAPVGMAQSLYAAERAAAPRVPTAVIAWADYTSPVGVGVDSAIGRLAESGARRLTSLTEALPGDSRVALFCHSYGSVVCGVAARDLPARVEDLAVAGSPGMRAENVAGLGTGARVWATRDGDDWIEDVPHLEVGGLGHGEDPVTPEFGARVVSAAGAVGHTGYFEPGTESVHNFAAIGVGAYEGISCAADDDSCRRDIAAV
- a CDS encoding DUF4429 domain-containing protein — translated: MGDVLAGIQATWEFETDSVLIRFERGIRTPKLFSALRERRIPHEALAGVTLSPGKRGTVVLRAEPRPGADPLMEAAAGQLKDTSDPYRLVLPAERETLAEYYADELRAALPGDADSPADRYLVAAPEGPLGFKAYDGKASFDGSKVSFRWFWTGASTAKWKAGDQSFPLAELSGVEWRSPEILEGYLRLLRRDPDGSGATQPDQDPAAVVFGLGYGPVHESLPFAAAVLQAVRTHAPAPALAAARASRRDPADIADRIRHLGDLHGAGLVTDEEFHLKKAELLAEL